The genomic interval GAGTCGGTAAACATGTTGCGTTAACAGCGGCAGGGCATCATTTTCTTCCGTATGCAAGGGAGATTCTTGCTCAATATGAACAAGGATTAGACGAATTCGAAGCGTGGAAACAAGGCTATAAACGTAAATTAAGTATTGCAACGGCACCGCAAATTGCTTCATCGGTATTGCCTTTCTTATTACGCAGTTTTATGGATCAGTATCCTGATATAGAAGTGTTAATCAATGTATTGAAATCGTATGAAATCGGTGAAGAAGTGAGTGCAGGAAGAGCAGATATAGGATTAACAAGAGTTAAACCTATACAAACGAATATTCAGTGCCAGATGATTCATGAAGAACCGGTTATATTAGTGGGGCCTAATGATGTAAGTTTGGATGAAAAGGCGGGATTACATACGTATCGGTTAATTACGCATAATCATCCTGCCTATTGGAATGACCTGTTGCATGATATTAAGCGATTGTATCCAAATGTTCGAACAATGGCAGTTAATCAGGTAGAAATCACAAAGAAATTTATCGAACAAGGACTTGGTATTTCTTATTTGCCTCGTTCGATGGTGAAAGAAGAAATAAGTATGGGTAAATTGCTAGAAGTAAAAAGTAATCGAATTAGTCCGCCTGCATCAGCTACATATATATTAACAAAAGTAGAAACAAACGAAGCCGCAGCCTTTAGTCAGTTTTTGGGAGAAGAGATTGTGAATTTTTAAATCGCCTTAATCCCAAAAATTAAAGAGAAGGTCTCCGATTTTCTCTGGTTTCCAATAAGCAACTTGTTGAAGTTCGGCATCGTTTAATGAGTGTTCGGTATTAAGTGAAAAAGGTTTACTTAACTCTTCTTTACTGTAAACGGTATAATAAGGGCTAAATTCTTGCGAGAGAATAGATTCATTAGTGAATAGGATATAAGAGTCTTTAACCTCTGCAGCAAAGGCGATGATAGGATAGTGAGCATTGAGAAGGATATAAATAAGTCGATTGAAAACCTTCACTTGAACTTGATAAAAGTTAGTAGCCTCCAGTTGTGTGTGAAAGGATAAAACCGTTCCATTATGATGGAGGAGGACTGAATAACAGATATCTTTAAATCGTTTTTCCTCAATGCTTGGCGGGGGAACCTCTTTTGCGTTATAGAAACCGGTTATGCCATATAGAAGTTTCATTGAATCACCTTTTTTCTGTTTTTCTCTTATTTTGATTTAATAACCCGCTTAATTTGACTGACATAACTGAATAACAATAAGGGATAAGAAAAAGTCCGATTGATGTTGAAATCGGACTTTTATTCAATAAATGAATTATTTTTCAGGAACTATAACACTTTTTCAAGATTGACTCGGCCGGAGAAGAAGACGGCACCGT from Peribacillus asahii carries:
- a CDS encoding LysR family transcriptional regulator — its product is MDIKWIKTFIIAAQYENFRQASEELFVTQPAITKHIKRLEEQLNSQLFERVGKHVALTAAGHHFLPYAREILAQYEQGLDEFEAWKQGYKRKLSIATAPQIASSVLPFLLRSFMDQYPDIEVLINVLKSYEIGEEVSAGRADIGLTRVKPIQTNIQCQMIHEEPVILVGPNDVSLDEKAGLHTYRLITHNHPAYWNDLLHDIKRLYPNVRTMAVNQVEITKKFIEQGLGISYLPRSMVKEEISMGKLLEVKSNRISPPASATYILTKVETNEAAAFSQFLGEEIVNF